The proteins below are encoded in one region of Paenisporosarcina cavernae:
- a CDS encoding DUF342 domain-containing protein produces the protein MLTLETNYFHITEDQSKVKIKVIKSGASLRDIDQLIRTNSRIKLTNIAALKSILVSPSEEEVEIGYLVPNVELDITKDEMSAILTIHEFDVSNQDNIASIELEVEELLERSGIVHGIKDIHFNEVRPGKPFEIAKGIPPIKGQDAFITYKEMPDRKPIITETGKADYYDMNFLEEVSIGDWLGEKTEAQEGTSGTTVLGNKIPAEKGADTKFLYDRKTVEEKMVNGKWTLVATVAGVLDVQDGVMGVSKHLVINGDVGPETGNLKFDGSITIRGTVLSGFSVVAAGDIAIESTDGVLNAGKIHAVYGDIFIRGGIFGKNESTVEAGKSIYIKHANEAILHAKGDVHIGYYALGSFIQGKNVFVDPHKGKIIGGQTEAVNKIVTGTSGNHLERKTILIVSGINKIALQDELKVKASILKELQADEEKLSNQLTQFQRLQDKATDEQKKLIDQVKNQLDEKQKTVQLVDKEIQTVLIKLRSPMETEISIHTEAFPGTVIQIGHKSKALTSVTKGTFLLENGELNV, from the coding sequence TTGTTAACGCTAGAAACAAACTATTTTCATATTACGGAAGACCAGTCAAAAGTAAAGATTAAAGTGATAAAATCAGGTGCATCTCTAAGAGATATTGATCAATTAATACGAACAAATTCTCGGATTAAATTGACGAATATCGCTGCTTTAAAATCGATTCTCGTTTCTCCGTCGGAAGAAGAAGTTGAAATCGGATATTTAGTTCCAAACGTGGAGTTGGATATAACAAAAGATGAAATGTCTGCTATCCTTACGATTCATGAATTCGACGTGTCGAACCAAGACAACATTGCATCTATTGAATTAGAAGTAGAAGAACTATTAGAACGAAGTGGGATTGTGCACGGGATTAAAGACATCCATTTTAATGAAGTAAGACCAGGTAAACCATTTGAAATTGCCAAGGGCATTCCACCAATTAAAGGACAAGATGCTTTTATTACATACAAAGAAATGCCTGACCGAAAACCGATTATCACTGAAACCGGCAAAGCAGATTATTATGATATGAACTTTTTAGAAGAAGTGAGTATTGGTGATTGGTTAGGTGAAAAGACAGAAGCACAAGAAGGAACAAGTGGAACGACCGTACTAGGAAATAAAATTCCGGCTGAAAAAGGTGCAGATACCAAATTTTTATACGATCGAAAAACGGTAGAAGAGAAAATGGTAAATGGTAAATGGACGTTAGTTGCAACTGTTGCAGGAGTGTTAGATGTTCAAGATGGTGTAATGGGCGTTAGTAAACATTTAGTGATCAATGGAGATGTTGGACCAGAAACGGGTAACTTGAAGTTTGACGGGTCTATCACGATTAGAGGAACTGTCTTATCTGGTTTCTCAGTTGTAGCTGCTGGAGATATAGCAATTGAAAGTACGGATGGAGTTTTGAATGCTGGAAAAATTCATGCTGTCTATGGGGATATATTTATTCGAGGTGGGATTTTCGGGAAAAATGAATCTACCGTTGAAGCTGGCAAGAGTATCTATATAAAACATGCTAATGAAGCAATTTTGCATGCAAAAGGTGATGTACATATTGGTTATTATGCGTTAGGATCTTTCATTCAAGGGAAGAATGTTTTTGTGGATCCTCACAAAGGGAAAATTATAGGTGGTCAAACAGAAGCAGTGAACAAAATTGTCACTGGAACTTCAGGCAATCATTTAGAGCGAAAAACTATCCTAATCGTTTCGGGAATTAACAAGATTGCCCTTCAAGATGAATTGAAAGTAAAGGCTAGCATCTTAAAAGAGTTACAAGCGGACGAAGAGAAATTATCAAACCAACTCACACAATTTCAACGATTACAAGATAAGGCAACGGATGAACAAAAGAAACTAATTGATCAAGTGAAAAATCAACTAGATGAAAAACAAAAAACGGTTCAACTAGTGGATAAGGAAATTCAAACAGTGTTAATTAAATTAAGAAGTCCAATGGAAACAGAAATTTCCATTCACACGGAAGCTTTTCCTGGCACTGTCATACAAATTGGGCATAAATCCAAAGCGTTAACGTCCGTTACGAAAGGGACATTTCTATTAGAAAATGGTGAATTAAATGTCTAA
- the spo0A gene encoding sporulation transcription factor Spo0A — protein sequence MEKVRVFIADDNKELVNTLEAYLNNQDTIEVIGTANNGKTCLAQIQEEKPDVLLLDIIMPHLDGIAVLEQLKQQPDLKDLPVIMLTAFGQEDVMKSAVEYGASYFMLKPFEFDQLVMKIIQISGNEQLKTTRNSVLQPYANAPKSQKVIDTTITAVIKEIGVPAHIKGYSYLREAIHMVYVDIELLGSVTKVLYPDIASKFNTTPSRVERAIRHAIEVAWNRGNYESISKMFGYTVHHLKSKPTNSEFIAMIADKIRLEHMAS from the coding sequence GTGGAAAAAGTTCGAGTTTTTATTGCAGATGACAATAAGGAGTTAGTAAATACGTTAGAAGCGTATTTAAACAATCAAGATACGATTGAGGTAATTGGTACGGCGAATAATGGTAAAACGTGCCTTGCACAAATTCAAGAAGAAAAACCGGATGTTCTGTTGCTAGATATTATTATGCCACATTTAGACGGAATCGCTGTTTTAGAGCAACTAAAACAACAACCTGATCTGAAAGATCTGCCAGTAATTATGCTAACGGCTTTCGGTCAAGAAGATGTTATGAAATCTGCTGTCGAGTATGGGGCTTCTTATTTCATGTTAAAACCATTTGAGTTTGACCAATTAGTAATGAAAATTATTCAAATATCTGGAAATGAGCAACTAAAAACAACGAGAAACAGTGTGTTACAGCCTTATGCAAATGCTCCTAAGTCACAAAAGGTAATTGATACCACAATTACAGCAGTAATTAAAGAAATTGGAGTTCCAGCTCATATTAAGGGATATTCTTATTTAAGAGAAGCGATTCATATGGTGTATGTGGATATTGAATTGCTTGGTTCCGTAACGAAGGTGTTATATCCAGACATCGCAAGTAAATTCAATACAACTCCTTCTCGAGTTGAACGAGCTATACGGCATGCGATAGAAGTTGCGTGGAATAGAGGAAATTACGAGTCCATTTCGAAAATGTTTGGCTATACGGTTCATCATTTGAAAAGTAAACCAACAAATTCTGAGTTTATCGCGATGATTGCAGACAAAATCCGATTAGAGCACATGGCTAGTTAA
- a CDS encoding SpoIVB peptidase S55 domain-containing protein translates to MKKLRSFFAACLLVSMCSFSFSYAYAESLIPMGESIGVEMDFSTYTAQHDVLLESGKWVKAGDQLISWNNQSMDSEKTFSKMQQDVQLRSSEIIIKRDKKNHSLILTKEESSGMSYMFSNKAKGIGTLTYINPATHQFGALGHPILIHNQVDVTKFIAGDIFETEIIRVQRSSPGIPGYKIAKNSLSPTKLGKILSNKPLGIFGTISEEQMKSNPTVETAEIQQVKEGNAIIRTTIAGKEVQEFTINITDVHPPSFSFEVDDQQLLKKTGGILQGMSGSPVLQDGLFIGAITHMVVEKPMKGTAIGIEEMIKEAS, encoded by the coding sequence ATGAAAAAACTGCGCTCATTTTTTGCTGCTTGTCTGTTGGTTAGTATGTGTTCATTTTCTTTTTCATATGCATATGCGGAATCACTCATTCCAATGGGCGAGTCGATTGGCGTTGAGATGGATTTTTCCACCTATACTGCGCAACATGATGTGTTGTTAGAAAGTGGAAAATGGGTGAAGGCTGGAGATCAACTAATTTCATGGAACAATCAATCCATGGATTCTGAAAAAACGTTTTCGAAAATGCAGCAGGATGTGCAACTTCGATCTTCCGAAATAATCATCAAGCGTGATAAAAAGAACCACTCCTTGATATTAACGAAAGAAGAATCGAGTGGTATGAGTTACATGTTTTCTAACAAAGCAAAAGGAATCGGAACACTGACGTATATTAATCCTGCAACACATCAGTTTGGTGCGCTAGGTCATCCAATTCTCATTCACAATCAAGTGGATGTTACAAAATTTATCGCAGGGGATATCTTTGAAACCGAAATAATTCGTGTTCAACGAAGCTCACCAGGGATACCGGGATATAAAATTGCGAAAAACAGTCTTTCCCCGACAAAGTTAGGAAAAATACTTTCCAATAAGCCTCTTGGGATATTTGGAACGATTTCTGAGGAACAAATGAAATCTAATCCAACAGTTGAAACAGCAGAAATTCAACAAGTGAAAGAAGGAAATGCGATCATTCGAACGACGATTGCTGGTAAAGAAGTTCAGGAATTCACTATTAATATTACAGACGTACATCCACCTTCCTTTTCCTTTGAAGTTGATGATCAACAGTTATTAAAAAAAACAGGCGGTATTCTACAAGGAATGAGTGGTAGTCCCGTTCTGCAAGATGGGCTTTTCATTGGTGCTATTACACACATGGTCGTGGAGAAACCAATGAAAGGAACTGCAATTGGAATTGAAGAAATGATAAAAGAAGCAAGCTAA
- the recN gene encoding DNA repair protein RecN: MLKELSVKNFAIIENLHVSFQTGMTVLSGETGAGKSIIIDAVTLLCGGRGSTEFIRHGAPKAELEGLFDVEDATIELKTILDDHGLEIEEELLILRRDIALSGKSICRINGKLVPLSILREIGSHLIDIHGQHESQELMEEKNHLPLLDSYGGEKIISLKNHYYVLYQRYTKLVSASKKATENEQVRAQKMDLYSFQLNEIDALQLVVGEDEKLAELRKQGVNHQKIVEKLANSYTSIQEEGHGLDWIGKAMSDMNEISDIHPTYAELAETISSAFYSLQDVSYAIKDAMDSLEINEEELIAADERLEAINQVKRKYGHTVEEVLDYRDRVEEKWLALKNHDENLQQSQLEIEKLEKDMQDISTELTIIRKKLALNLKSDIEEQLKDLYMEKATFTAHIESAEAFRKDGKDQISFYLSPNNGEPEKPVAKIASGGELSRIMLALKSIFSKHQGVTSIIFDEVDSGVSGRVAQAIAEKIAKISIGSQVLCISHLPQVAAMADHHYVIQKESVENRTVTSLKEVTSHKRVEEISRMMSGEKVTDTTLRHASELIEMAETRKNYLS, from the coding sequence ATGTTAAAAGAATTATCGGTTAAAAATTTTGCAATTATCGAAAATTTACATGTCTCATTTCAAACAGGTATGACGGTTTTAAGTGGTGAAACTGGCGCAGGAAAATCGATTATTATTGATGCTGTCACCTTACTTTGTGGCGGGAGAGGATCGACAGAGTTTATTCGCCACGGCGCTCCTAAAGCAGAACTAGAAGGCCTTTTTGATGTAGAAGATGCCACAATCGAACTGAAAACTATTTTAGATGATCATGGCTTAGAGATAGAAGAAGAGTTGCTCATCTTACGAAGAGACATCGCACTATCTGGAAAAAGTATTTGTCGTATTAATGGGAAATTAGTTCCTTTAAGTATTTTACGTGAAATTGGTAGTCATTTAATTGATATCCATGGACAGCATGAAAGCCAAGAGCTTATGGAAGAAAAAAATCATTTACCGTTACTTGACTCTTATGGCGGTGAAAAGATTATTTCTTTAAAAAATCATTACTACGTTCTTTATCAAAGGTATACAAAACTAGTAAGTGCTTCCAAAAAAGCTACCGAAAACGAACAAGTACGTGCTCAAAAAATGGACTTGTATTCTTTTCAACTAAATGAAATCGATGCACTTCAACTTGTTGTAGGGGAAGATGAAAAGTTAGCTGAACTCCGTAAACAGGGAGTGAACCACCAAAAAATAGTGGAAAAATTAGCAAATAGTTATACCAGTATTCAAGAGGAAGGTCATGGGCTTGATTGGATTGGCAAAGCAATGAGTGACATGAATGAAATAAGTGATATTCATCCAACATACGCTGAACTAGCAGAAACGATCTCATCTGCTTTCTATTCGCTTCAAGATGTCAGTTATGCTATAAAAGATGCGATGGATTCATTAGAAATTAATGAAGAAGAATTAATTGCAGCTGACGAACGTCTCGAAGCAATTAATCAAGTGAAAAGAAAATATGGTCATACGGTAGAGGAAGTCTTGGATTATCGAGATCGCGTGGAAGAAAAATGGCTCGCTTTAAAAAATCATGATGAAAATTTACAGCAATCACAACTAGAAATAGAGAAACTTGAAAAAGACATGCAGGATATTTCGACTGAATTAACGATCATTCGGAAAAAGCTTGCTCTCAATTTAAAGTCTGATATTGAAGAGCAGCTGAAAGATTTATACATGGAAAAAGCAACTTTTACTGCACACATTGAGAGTGCGGAAGCATTTCGAAAAGATGGAAAAGATCAAATATCTTTTTACCTTTCTCCAAACAACGGAGAACCCGAAAAACCGGTGGCAAAAATTGCATCAGGTGGAGAATTATCACGCATTATGCTTGCGCTTAAATCGATATTTAGTAAGCATCAAGGTGTCACTTCAATCATTTTCGATGAGGTAGACAGTGGAGTAAGCGGACGAGTTGCACAAGCAATCGCAGAAAAAATTGCGAAGATATCCATTGGCTCTCAAGTGCTATGTATTTCCCATTTGCCACAAGTAGCTGCTATGGCAGATCATCACTATGTAATTCAGAAAGAATCTGTAGAAAATCGGACGGTTACGTCATTAAAAGAAGTAACTTCTCATAAACGAGTGGAAGAAATAAGTAGAATGATGTCTGGTGAAAAAGTGACTGATACGACATTACGACATGCCTCTGAACTGATTGAGATGGCGGAAACTCGAAAAAATTACCTTTCATAA
- the ahrC gene encoding transcriptional regulator AhrC/ArgR, with product MSKGQRHIRIRDLISKYEIETQDDLVELLKVAGFEVTQATVSRDIKELHLVKVPLQDGRYKYSLPADQRFNPMQKLHRAMTDAFVSIDGAGHFLVMKTLPGNAHSIGSLIDHLEWEDILGTICGDDTCLIICKSTEDIETIKTRLLDML from the coding sequence TTGAGTAAAGGTCAACGTCATATTCGCATTCGTGATTTAATCTCAAAATATGAGATTGAAACACAAGACGATTTAGTGGAGTTATTAAAAGTTGCAGGGTTTGAAGTCACACAAGCAACTGTTTCAAGAGACATAAAGGAATTACATTTGGTAAAAGTACCTTTACAGGATGGTCGCTATAAATATAGTTTACCTGCAGATCAACGATTTAATCCAATGCAAAAATTGCATCGAGCAATGACCGATGCTTTTGTTAGTATCGATGGAGCTGGTCATTTTCTTGTAATGAAAACACTGCCAGGAAATGCACATTCAATTGGTTCATTAATTGACCACTTGGAATGGGAGGATATCTTAGGAACCATATGCGGGGATGATACTTGTCTGATTATTTGTAAAAGTACAGAAGATATTGAGACCATAAAAACTCGCTTATTAGACATGCTTTAA
- a CDS encoding TlyA family RNA methyltransferase, which yields MTKSPKERVDLLLVERGLVETREQAKRSIMAGIVFSNEIRLEKPGEKIAIDAPLQVKGSTMKYVSRGGLKLEKAIDLFELDLSNQLVLDIGASTGGFTDCALQSGAAHCYALDVGYNQLSWKLRNHSQVTVMERTNFRYVTAADLEKGMPTFATIDVSFISLKLILPVLKTLLVPGGEIVALIKPQFEAGRELVGKKGIVREPKTHLLVLREIIAFMETLFEVKGLTYSPITGGEGNIEFLAYLQNNPTSNTPDRLDKLIEQTVRDAHETLKEK from the coding sequence ATGACGAAATCTCCTAAAGAACGAGTCGATTTGCTCTTAGTAGAACGTGGGTTAGTAGAGACTCGAGAACAAGCGAAGCGTTCAATTATGGCGGGAATCGTCTTTTCTAATGAAATTCGGTTGGAAAAGCCCGGTGAAAAAATTGCGATCGATGCCCCTCTACAAGTGAAAGGTTCCACGATGAAATATGTCAGTCGAGGTGGCCTGAAACTTGAAAAAGCGATTGATCTATTTGAGTTAGACCTCTCGAATCAGTTAGTCTTAGATATTGGTGCTTCTACTGGCGGGTTCACTGATTGTGCGTTACAGAGCGGTGCAGCCCATTGTTACGCTTTAGATGTTGGTTATAATCAATTGTCTTGGAAATTACGAAACCATTCTCAAGTTACTGTCATGGAACGAACTAATTTTCGGTACGTTACTGCGGCGGATTTAGAAAAAGGGATGCCAACATTTGCAACAATCGACGTGTCGTTTATATCACTAAAATTAATTTTACCCGTTTTAAAAACGTTACTTGTACCTGGTGGTGAAATTGTTGCGCTCATTAAGCCTCAGTTTGAAGCAGGCAGGGAACTGGTCGGAAAAAAAGGAATTGTTCGAGAACCTAAAACGCATCTTCTAGTGTTACGAGAAATAATTGCCTTTATGGAAACATTGTTTGAAGTGAAGGGATTAACATATTCTCCAATTACCGGTGGGGAGGGAAATATCGAATTCCTTGCTTATCTACAAAACAATCCCACTTCTAATACACCAGATCGATTAGATAAGTTAATCGAACAAACTGTGCGCGATGCACATGAGACGCTAAAAGAGAAGTAA
- the dxs gene encoding 1-deoxy-D-xylulose-5-phosphate synthase: MDLLSIKNPSFLKDLSTDQLEGLSQDVRDFLIEKLSVTGGHIGPNLGVVELTIALHRIFSSPDDKFIWDVGHQAYVHKILTGRASEFDTLRQYKGLCGFPKRNESEHDVWETGHSSTSLSAAMGMAAARDIKKETNYVVPIIGDGALTGGMALEALNHIGHAKTDMIVILNDNEMSIAPNVGALHTILGKLRTDGKYTKAKDELDYLLKKIPAVGGKLAATAERVKDSLKYLLVSGMFFEELGFTYIGPIDGHSYEELERNLRSAKKMKGPVLVHVITKKGKGYSPAEQDKIGTWHGTGPYKMETGAFLKSSTTAPSWSGLIAEGVQKAARVDPRVVAITPAMPVGSKLEGFAKEFPDRMFDVGIAEQHAATMAAGLATQGMKPFLAIYSTFLQRAYDQVLHDICRQNLNVFIGIDRAGLVGADGETHQGVFDISFMRSLPNMVLMMPKDENEGQHMVHTAFAYNDGPIALRYPRGNGLGVEMDADLKEIPIGSWEVLKPGKDATILTFGTTIPMALEAAMALSNNGIDVEVVNARFIKPLDEEMLHRIVRKDTPVLTVEEAILQGGFGSSILEFYEEYNYSSDLIHRMGIPDRFIEHGEVDLLLNEIHLTKESIVSTIEKAIKNDPQNRRVVL, encoded by the coding sequence ATGGATCTATTATCAATAAAAAATCCATCCTTTCTGAAAGACTTGTCCACCGATCAATTGGAAGGCTTGAGTCAAGACGTTCGTGACTTTCTTATTGAAAAATTATCGGTAACAGGAGGACATATTGGTCCTAATTTAGGTGTTGTTGAGCTAACAATTGCTTTACATCGAATTTTTTCAAGTCCGGACGATAAATTTATCTGGGATGTAGGGCATCAAGCTTACGTTCATAAAATTTTAACAGGACGTGCTTCGGAATTCGATACATTACGTCAGTATAAAGGATTATGCGGTTTTCCTAAACGAAACGAAAGTGAGCACGATGTTTGGGAAACGGGGCATAGTTCTACTTCTTTGTCTGCAGCAATGGGAATGGCGGCAGCTCGTGATATTAAAAAAGAAACAAATTATGTCGTACCAATTATTGGAGATGGTGCGTTAACAGGCGGAATGGCATTAGAAGCATTAAATCACATCGGTCATGCAAAAACAGATATGATTGTGATTTTAAACGATAATGAGATGTCTATTGCTCCAAATGTTGGTGCATTGCACACCATTCTTGGGAAGTTACGAACAGATGGTAAATATACGAAAGCGAAAGACGAGTTAGACTATTTATTGAAAAAGATTCCTGCAGTTGGTGGGAAATTGGCTGCCACAGCTGAGCGTGTAAAAGATAGCTTAAAATATTTACTTGTATCTGGTATGTTTTTTGAAGAGTTAGGATTCACATACATTGGTCCTATTGATGGCCATAGTTATGAAGAATTAGAACGTAATTTACGTTCTGCTAAAAAAATGAAGGGCCCTGTACTGGTTCATGTCATTACGAAAAAAGGAAAAGGTTATAGTCCTGCTGAGCAAGATAAAATTGGTACTTGGCACGGAACTGGCCCTTATAAGATGGAAACAGGTGCATTCTTAAAATCTTCCACTACTGCTCCTTCTTGGAGTGGCTTAATTGCTGAAGGTGTTCAAAAGGCAGCTCGTGTAGACCCTCGGGTAGTGGCAATTACACCAGCTATGCCAGTTGGGTCCAAGTTGGAAGGCTTTGCGAAGGAATTTCCTGATCGAATGTTTGATGTCGGGATTGCAGAACAGCACGCAGCAACGATGGCTGCTGGACTTGCGACACAAGGCATGAAACCATTTCTAGCGATATATTCTACGTTTCTTCAGCGAGCGTACGACCAAGTATTACATGATATTTGTCGTCAAAATTTAAATGTTTTTATCGGAATTGATCGAGCAGGGCTTGTTGGTGCCGATGGAGAAACACATCAAGGGGTCTTTGATATTTCCTTCATGAGATCACTTCCAAACATGGTTTTAATGATGCCTAAAGATGAAAATGAAGGACAGCATATGGTGCATACTGCATTTGCTTACAATGATGGTCCAATTGCTCTTCGTTATCCGCGAGGAAATGGACTTGGAGTGGAAATGGATGCAGACTTAAAAGAAATTCCAATAGGTTCTTGGGAAGTGTTAAAACCCGGTAAAGATGCGACCATTCTAACGTTCGGAACAACTATTCCTATGGCGCTTGAAGCTGCTATGGCATTATCGAATAACGGAATAGACGTAGAAGTCGTGAATGCACGTTTTATCAAGCCTTTAGATGAAGAAATGCTCCATCGAATTGTCCGAAAAGATACACCTGTACTAACAGTAGAAGAAGCTATTTTACAAGGCGGATTTGGCAGCAGTATTTTAGAGTTTTATGAAGAATATAACTATTCTTCTGATCTTATTCATCGAATGGGGATTCCAGATCGCTTTATCGAACATGGAGAAGTCGACCTGCTATTAAATGAAATACATTTAACGAAAGAATCGATTGTCTCTACAATTGAAAAAGCAATAAAAAACGATCCTCAAAATCGACGTGTTGTACTATGA
- a CDS encoding polyprenyl synthetase family protein, whose protein sequence is MKPALAHFFQQYSEKLEITFVEEIGTLQAPSSLKEAMLYSLKAGGKRIRPALLFATLDALQCKHPASEKIATAVEMIHTYSLIHDDLPSMDNDDLRRGKPTNHIVYGEALAILSGDALLTYGMGMLAQLPNVSAEKSLELIRLFSKASGAEGMVGGQVLDLAGETKELSLDELEMIHRNKTGALLSFPVIAACILADTNPDTRYLLEQFAHHLGIAFQIQDDILDIEGNEKLIGKTVGKDERSEKSTYPSLLTLDGAKEKRDEHYEMAIQALHEVVKLPTMLQEIASFIVKRDR, encoded by the coding sequence TTGAAACCAGCATTAGCTCATTTTTTTCAACAATATAGCGAAAAACTTGAAATTACTTTTGTAGAAGAAATAGGAACACTTCAAGCACCGAGTTCCTTAAAAGAAGCAATGCTTTACTCATTAAAAGCTGGGGGAAAACGAATTCGTCCCGCGCTTTTGTTTGCAACACTGGATGCTTTGCAATGTAAACACCCTGCTTCCGAAAAAATAGCTACTGCTGTTGAAATGATTCATACGTATTCCCTTATTCATGATGATCTACCAAGTATGGACAATGATGATTTGCGTAGAGGAAAACCTACGAATCATATTGTTTACGGGGAAGCTTTGGCAATATTATCCGGGGATGCTTTGTTAACCTATGGAATGGGAATGTTAGCGCAGTTACCAAATGTTAGTGCAGAAAAGTCGTTAGAATTAATACGATTATTTTCAAAAGCATCTGGTGCAGAAGGAATGGTCGGGGGTCAAGTACTTGATTTAGCAGGAGAAACAAAGGAACTATCCTTAGATGAATTAGAGATGATTCATCGAAATAAAACAGGCGCTTTACTCTCATTCCCTGTCATCGCAGCTTGCATTTTAGCAGATACTAACCCGGACACTCGCTATCTTCTCGAACAATTTGCGCATCATTTAGGGATTGCATTCCAAATCCAAGACGATATTTTAGATATCGAAGGTAATGAGAAGTTAATTGGCAAAACTGTGGGAAAAGATGAACGCTCCGAGAAAAGTACATATCCATCTTTATTAACGCTAGATGGAGCAAAAGAAAAAAGAGATGAACACTATGAAATGGCTATTCAAGCATTGCATGAAGTTGTAAAACTTCCAACTATGTTACAAGAAATTGCTTCCTTTATTGTGAAACGGGATCGATAA
- a CDS encoding exodeoxyribonuclease VII small subunit — translation MATKNTTFDEAMKQLEEVVRQLESGDAPLEQAIDLYKKGMELSAICQQKLQSAEKQLVTMIDEDGNEQQFSIEQTEKDDQS, via the coding sequence ATGGCAACTAAAAATACTACTTTCGATGAAGCGATGAAACAATTGGAAGAGGTTGTTCGTCAGTTGGAATCAGGGGATGCTCCTTTAGAACAAGCAATAGATTTGTACAAAAAAGGAATGGAACTTTCCGCTATTTGTCAGCAAAAACTTCAATCTGCAGAAAAACAACTTGTTACAATGATTGATGAAGATGGAAATGAACAGCAATTTTCGATAGAGCAAACGGAAAAGGATGATCAGTCTTGA
- the xseA gene encoding exodeoxyribonuclease VII large subunit: protein MSTTEIAYLSVKALTKYIKRKFDADPHLRQVYVRGELSNVKIHTSGHIYFTLKDDSSKIAGVMFATNARSVAFKPENGMTVLIRGEVNVFEIAGNYQLYANDMQPDGVGALFVAFEQLKEKLRHEGLFRIETKKKLPAFPKTIGLVTATTGAAIRDVLTTLNRRFPLAKVIVFPTLVQGRGSAPSIVQSIQRANQYNEIDVLIVGRGGGSIEDLWAFNDEIVARAIYESEIPIISAVGHETDTTIADYVADVRAATPTAAAELSVPNQLEISRHIIQLEQSIQTKTLHLVQLAKEKVDRLQGATVMTQPERLYRPFIERHAYLQQKLESSITRQIERKKEQFLFLKSRLDQQQPLKTVAEANTRVDQLTHRLNEVKMFKLREEQQRFVSTLRTLEVLNPLQVMGRGFGIVYKKGHVVEQITSIKEGDVLSVTLKDGTISAKVLEVSKGKEE from the coding sequence ATGTCTACAACTGAAATAGCCTATTTATCTGTTAAGGCATTGACCAAATACATAAAACGTAAATTTGATGCAGATCCCCACTTACGACAGGTGTATGTACGTGGGGAACTTTCGAATGTCAAAATTCATACTAGTGGCCATATTTATTTCACGTTAAAAGATGATTCTTCTAAAATAGCCGGCGTCATGTTTGCCACGAATGCTAGGTCTGTTGCATTCAAACCCGAGAATGGAATGACTGTTCTTATTAGAGGAGAAGTAAACGTTTTTGAAATAGCCGGAAACTATCAGCTCTACGCGAATGATATGCAACCAGATGGAGTAGGTGCTCTCTTTGTTGCTTTTGAACAATTGAAGGAAAAACTGCGGCATGAAGGACTATTTCGTATCGAAACGAAAAAGAAACTTCCTGCTTTTCCGAAAACAATTGGTCTCGTCACTGCTACAACGGGTGCTGCAATTCGTGATGTACTAACAACATTAAATAGAAGATTTCCCCTTGCAAAAGTTATTGTTTTCCCTACACTTGTGCAAGGTCGAGGAAGCGCTCCAAGTATTGTCCAATCCATTCAACGTGCAAATCAATACAATGAAATCGACGTGTTAATTGTAGGAAGAGGCGGAGGCTCTATTGAAGATTTATGGGCTTTTAACGATGAAATCGTAGCACGAGCTATATATGAATCGGAAATACCAATTATTAGTGCAGTTGGACATGAAACCGATACGACTATTGCTGATTATGTAGCGGATGTTCGAGCTGCTACACCTACAGCTGCTGCAGAACTTTCCGTACCAAATCAATTGGAAATTTCACGACATATTATTCAATTAGAGCAGTCGATTCAAACGAAAACGTTACACCTTGTCCAATTAGCAAAAGAAAAAGTAGATCGTCTACAAGGTGCCACTGTCATGACGCAACCTGAACGTCTATACCGACCCTTTATTGAACGTCATGCTTATTTACAACAAAAGTTGGAATCTTCAATAACGAGACAAATAGAGCGTAAAAAAGAACAATTTCTCTTTTTAAAATCGAGACTTGATCAACAACAACCGTTAAAAACAGTGGCAGAGGCAAATACAAGGGTTGATCAACTGACTCACCGATTAAATGAAGTAAAAATGTTTAAACTGAGAGAAGAGCAGCAACGATTTGTTTCCACTCTTCGAACACTCGAAGTATTAAATCCTCTTCAAGTTATGGGAAGAGGATTTGGGATTGTCTATAAAAAAGGACATGTAGTCGAGCAGATTACATCTATAAAAGAAGGAGATGTTCTATCTGTGACTTTAAAAGATGGAACGATTAGCGCGAAAGTGCTCGAAGTCAGCAAAGGAAAAGAGGAATAG